A single region of the Fundulus heteroclitus isolate FHET01 unplaced genomic scaffold, MU-UCD_Fhet_4.1 scaffold_228, whole genome shotgun sequence genome encodes:
- the pou3f1 gene encoding POU domain, class 3, transcription factor 1 has protein sequence MATTAQYIPRNNSLPSNPLMHPDSDRMHQGTTYREVQKMMHHEYLQGLAATNTGHPMSLTHHQWLPTSNTDWSSGTHIGQQEHKAGVQASREDLSSGFHHRSHLVHQQTQSAHHGSWAPATTHHLSPLSPASNGHQSLVYSQPGYTNLNAMLSPQPGALHHGMRDPLHDETGSHDNQMESPQQAFSHHQDHSDEDAPSSDDLEQFAKQFKQRRIKLGFTQADVGLALGTLYGNVFSQTTICRFEALQLSFKNMCKLKPLLNKWLEETDSNTGSPTNLDKIAAQGRKRKKRTSIEVGVKGALENHFLKCPKPSAHEISTLAGTLQLEKEVVRVWFCNRRQKEKRMTPVGVPHPNMEDVYSQAETPPLHRTLQSPVQ, from the coding sequence ATGGCGACAACAGCTCAGTACATCCCGAGGAATAACTCCTTACCGTCCAACCCGCTCATGCATCCGGATTCGGACAGGATGCACCAGGGTACGACCTACAGAGAGGTGCAAAAAATGATGCACCACGAGTACCTGCAGGGGCTCGCGGCCACCAACACGGGGCACCCGATGAGCCTGACGCACCACCAGTGGCTGCCCACGTCCAACACCGACTGGTCCAGCGGCACCCACATCGGCCAGCAGGAGCACAAAGCCGGCGTTCAGGCGAGCAGGGAGGACCTGAGCAGCGGCTTCCACCACAGATCCCACCTGGTGCACCAGCAGACGCAGAGCGCGCACCACGGTTCGTGGGCGCCGGCCACGACGCACCACCTGTCCCCGCTGTCTCCGGCGTCTAACGGCCACCAGTCGCTGGTCTACTCGCAGCCCGGATACACAAACCTCAACGCGATGTTGAGCCCCCAGCCGGGCGCCCTGCACCACGGCATGCGGGACCCGCTCCACGACGAGACGGGCAGCCACGACAACCAGATGGAGTCGCCCCAGCAGGCTTTCAGCCACCACCAGGACCACTCGGACGAGGACGCGCCCAGCTCCGACGACCTGGAGCAGTTCGCCAAGCAGTTCAAGCAGCGGCGGATCAAGCTGGGCTTTACGCAAGCGGACGTGGGCTTGGCCTTGGGCACCCTGTACGGAAACGTCTTTTCTCAGACCACTATCTGCAGGTTCGAGGCGCTGCAGCTCAGCTTCAAGAACATGTGCAAACTTAAGCCACTGCTTAACAAGTGGCTGGAGGAGACAGACTCGAACACGGGCAGCCCCACCAATTTGGACAAGATCGCTGCGCAGGGCAGGAAACGAAAGAAGAGGACCTCCATAGAGGTGGGGGTGAAAGGGGCGCTGGAGAACCACTTCTTGAAATGCCCAAAGCCATCCGCTCATGAAATCAGCACTTTAGCCGGCACTCTGCAGCTGGAAAAAGAGGTGGTCCGCGTTTGGTTTTGCAACAgaagacaaaaagagaaaagaatgaCACCAGTGGGGGTCCCGCATCCGAATATGGAGGACGTATATTCCCAAGCAGAGACCCCTCCTCTACACCGCACACTACAGAGTCCTGTGCAGTGA